A single genomic interval of Helianthus annuus cultivar XRQ/B chromosome 13, HanXRQr2.0-SUNRISE, whole genome shotgun sequence harbors:
- the LOC110899532 gene encoding protein PSK SIMULATOR 2-like isoform X2, with protein sequence MMIQAPHVSTFLGKAGSVGLEVLDTLGSSMSNLNANSGFVSNMASRGNKVSILAFEVANTVVKGSNLMQSLSEENIQILKKEILHSEGVQLLVSTDTKELLRIAASDKREELEVFSREVVRFGNMCKDPQWHNLDRFFSRLDSDLVSNKQLREDAEFTMQELINLAQYTSELYHEYHALDRFEQDYRRKIEEVEALHLPRKGESLTILLSDVKHQRKLVRNLKKKSLWSKSLEEVVEKLVDIVTFIHQEIMEVFEESVPSSMHDEKVSHKKPETLGAAGLALHYANLVTQMDNIASRPISLPPNMRDNLYNGLPANVKAALRSRVQTLESKEVMTMPQIKAEMEKTLQWLVPVATDTTKAHQGFGWVGEWANTGNEFGKKTAGSNNIIRLQTLYHADKQKMDRYILDLIIWLHRLISLVRFRDKVPKYVPSRSPTTTNGPISANGKLQRVQISLEDRNLLEKVMKRRMLVPGISKSQEFVTVKKKKATVFASSRSMGSSPRREAGYANTDMLDVLDGLGTKF encoded by the exons ATGATGATTCAG GCACCTCATGTGAGCACATTTCTTGGGAAAGCTGGTAGTGTAGGTCTTGAAGTACTTGACACATTAGGCAGTAGCATGTCAAATTTGAATGCTAACAGTGGATTTGTGTCTAATATGGCTTCAAGAGGAAATAAAGTATCTATTTTAGCGTTTGAAGTAGCCAATACCGTTGTTAAAGGGTCCAATTTGATGCAATCCCTTTCCGAAGAAAACATCCAGATCCTTAAAAAGGAAATTTTGCATTCGGAAGGGGTCCAACTTTTAGTCTCTACGGACACGAAAGAGTTGTTACGTATTGCAGCTTCTGataagag GGAGGAACTTGAGGTTTTCTCCAGAGAGGTTGTACGGTTTGGAAATATGTGCAAAGATCCACAATGGCATAATCTGGATCGTTTCTTTTCTAG ATTGGACTCGGATCTGGTATCAAACAAACAGCTTAGAGAGGATGCGGAATTCACTATGCAAGAACTCATCAATCTTGCTCAGTATACATCT GAATTATATCATGAGTATCATGCTTTAGATAGATTTGAACAGGATTATAGACGTAAGATTGAGGAAGTAGAAGCCTTACATCTTCCTCGCAAAG GAGAGAGTCTCACAATTTTACTTAGTGATGTAAAGCATCAAAGAAAACTCGTGCGGAACTTGAAAAAGAAATCCCTTTGGTCTAAAAGTTTAGAAGAG GTTGTGGAGAAGCTTGTAGATATTGTTACCTTCATCCATCAAGAAATAATGGAGGTTTTTGAAGAGAGTG tTCCAAGTTCAATGCATGATGAGAAGGTGTCTCATAAAAAACCCGAGACACTAGGTGCTGCAGGTCTTGCGTTACACTACGCCAATTTAGTCACTCAAATGGACAACATT GCGTCTCGGCCCATCTCGTTGCCTCCTAATATGAGAGATAACTTATATAATGGCTTGCCAGCAAATGTAAAGGCGGCTTTACGTTCACGTGTACAAACACTCGAATCTAAAGAAGTG ATGACGATGCCTCAAATTAAAGCCGAAATGGAAAAAACTCTCCAGTGGCTCGTCCCAGTTGCTACAGATACTACCAA AGCACATCAAGGTTTTGGATGGGTTGGCGAGTGGGCAAACACGGG TAATGAGTTTGGAAAGAAGACAGCAGGGAGTAACAATATTATTCGGCTTCAGACGCTATATCACGCTGATAAACAGAAAATGGACCGATACATTCTTGACTTGATTATATGGCTTCACCGTCTAATAAGCCTAGTCAGATTCCGAGATAAGGTTCCGAAATACGTTCCCTCTCGGTCTCCTACCACCACTAATGGTCCGATCTCAGCAAATGGTAAACTCCAAAGGGTTCAAATCTCGTTGGAAGATAGGAATCTTCTAGAAAAGGTGATGAAACGAAGAATGTTGGTTCCGGGAATAAGCAAAAGTCAAGAGTTTGTGACGGTTAAAAAGAAGAAAGCGACGGTTTTTGCGTCGAGTAGAAGCATGGGAAGCTCTCCCAGAAGGGAAGCAGGGTACGCAAACACTGACATGTTAGATGTATTGGATGGTTTAGGTACAAAATTTTAA
- the LOC110899532 gene encoding protein PSK SIMULATOR 2-like isoform X1: protein MGGVCTGGTMKRSTVAEYDGSYRGSLGNSGKLKSFGHDDSGLSSSSYTTHDDDDDNVYSRRMPSYDSGELFFSISRELKPSTPARVSKAPHVSTFLGKAGSVGLEVLDTLGSSMSNLNANSGFVSNMASRGNKVSILAFEVANTVVKGSNLMQSLSEENIQILKKEILHSEGVQLLVSTDTKELLRIAASDKREELEVFSREVVRFGNMCKDPQWHNLDRFFSRLDSDLVSNKQLREDAEFTMQELINLAQYTSELYHEYHALDRFEQDYRRKIEEVEALHLPRKGESLTILLSDVKHQRKLVRNLKKKSLWSKSLEEVVEKLVDIVTFIHQEIMEVFEESVPSSMHDEKVSHKKPETLGAAGLALHYANLVTQMDNIASRPISLPPNMRDNLYNGLPANVKAALRSRVQTLESKEVMTMPQIKAEMEKTLQWLVPVATDTTKAHQGFGWVGEWANTGNEFGKKTAGSNNIIRLQTLYHADKQKMDRYILDLIIWLHRLISLVRFRDKVPKYVPSRSPTTTNGPISANGKLQRVQISLEDRNLLEKVMKRRMLVPGISKSQEFVTVKKKKATVFASSRSMGSSPRREAGYANTDMLDVLDGLGTKF from the exons ATGGGTGGGGTGTGTACCGGTGGGACGATGAAGCGGAGCACGGTGGCGGAGTACGACGGCAGTTACAGGGGTAGTTTGGGGAATTCAGGGAAGTTGAAGAGTTTTGGTCATGATGATTCAGGTTTATCTTCTTCTTCATATACTacacatgatgatgatgatgataatgtttATAGTAGGAGGATGCCATCTTATGATTCTGGTGAATTGTTTTTCTCAATTTCAAGAGAATTGAAACCCTCTACCCCTGCTAGGGTTAGTAAG GCACCTCATGTGAGCACATTTCTTGGGAAAGCTGGTAGTGTAGGTCTTGAAGTACTTGACACATTAGGCAGTAGCATGTCAAATTTGAATGCTAACAGTGGATTTGTGTCTAATATGGCTTCAAGAGGAAATAAAGTATCTATTTTAGCGTTTGAAGTAGCCAATACCGTTGTTAAAGGGTCCAATTTGATGCAATCCCTTTCCGAAGAAAACATCCAGATCCTTAAAAAGGAAATTTTGCATTCGGAAGGGGTCCAACTTTTAGTCTCTACGGACACGAAAGAGTTGTTACGTATTGCAGCTTCTGataagag GGAGGAACTTGAGGTTTTCTCCAGAGAGGTTGTACGGTTTGGAAATATGTGCAAAGATCCACAATGGCATAATCTGGATCGTTTCTTTTCTAG ATTGGACTCGGATCTGGTATCAAACAAACAGCTTAGAGAGGATGCGGAATTCACTATGCAAGAACTCATCAATCTTGCTCAGTATACATCT GAATTATATCATGAGTATCATGCTTTAGATAGATTTGAACAGGATTATAGACGTAAGATTGAGGAAGTAGAAGCCTTACATCTTCCTCGCAAAG GAGAGAGTCTCACAATTTTACTTAGTGATGTAAAGCATCAAAGAAAACTCGTGCGGAACTTGAAAAAGAAATCCCTTTGGTCTAAAAGTTTAGAAGAG GTTGTGGAGAAGCTTGTAGATATTGTTACCTTCATCCATCAAGAAATAATGGAGGTTTTTGAAGAGAGTG tTCCAAGTTCAATGCATGATGAGAAGGTGTCTCATAAAAAACCCGAGACACTAGGTGCTGCAGGTCTTGCGTTACACTACGCCAATTTAGTCACTCAAATGGACAACATT GCGTCTCGGCCCATCTCGTTGCCTCCTAATATGAGAGATAACTTATATAATGGCTTGCCAGCAAATGTAAAGGCGGCTTTACGTTCACGTGTACAAACACTCGAATCTAAAGAAGTG ATGACGATGCCTCAAATTAAAGCCGAAATGGAAAAAACTCTCCAGTGGCTCGTCCCAGTTGCTACAGATACTACCAA AGCACATCAAGGTTTTGGATGGGTTGGCGAGTGGGCAAACACGGG TAATGAGTTTGGAAAGAAGACAGCAGGGAGTAACAATATTATTCGGCTTCAGACGCTATATCACGCTGATAAACAGAAAATGGACCGATACATTCTTGACTTGATTATATGGCTTCACCGTCTAATAAGCCTAGTCAGATTCCGAGATAAGGTTCCGAAATACGTTCCCTCTCGGTCTCCTACCACCACTAATGGTCCGATCTCAGCAAATGGTAAACTCCAAAGGGTTCAAATCTCGTTGGAAGATAGGAATCTTCTAGAAAAGGTGATGAAACGAAGAATGTTGGTTCCGGGAATAAGCAAAAGTCAAGAGTTTGTGACGGTTAAAAAGAAGAAAGCGACGGTTTTTGCGTCGAGTAGAAGCATGGGAAGCTCTCCCAGAAGGGAAGCAGGGTACGCAAACACTGACATGTTAGATGTATTGGATGGTTTAGGTACAAAATTTTAA